Below is a window of Rattus rattus isolate New Zealand chromosome X, Rrattus_CSIRO_v1, whole genome shotgun sequence DNA.
gtgggggagggaattcAGTAGGTCATATTACTTGCTACAAGACGATGAAAATTCATCACTGGAAAAACAGTCaagagtggtggtgcatgcttcagataccagcactgggaaggcagagctaGGGAAATCCCTCTAATATACCAAATGAGCTCCTGGCTCCAGACAAAGACTCATTCACAACACAAAGTGGACAGCTAACAAGGAATCACACCCAAGACGAACCTCTGGTGCACAGGTACCTGTATACATGAACACCCAAACACAACATAGGAAAATGAGAGCCCCGTACCACAGACACGTATTCATTCATATTCTTATTCacattcattctctttctgtttccctccctccctccttccttttggCTGCCATGAACTGCAGTTCTAGTCCTCTACACTCTTCCCACTATGAGGGACTGACATCTCTGAATccataagccaaaacaaaccattCCTCTCTCATTGCTTTCTCAGATACTTAGTCACCGGGATGAAAGACTAATCACATCCATATCACCTTCCAGTTACGTTATCAACCTCTAGTTCCATTGAAACAGGGTGGCAGTCATCTTATTGCTGGGATAGTTGAGGGAAAAAACCCTCAATTCTCCAGGCATAGGGAGCACCCACTGCCCCATCAGACTGCCACCCTCTGCTCACTCAGCAGAGGACTAAGCTCAATGAAAGGCAAGTTGCTGGCAGTCCCTATGAACCAAGgtgttagaaaacaaaaaactagcaAGGAAAGAGGAATGACTGCTTAAAATCTGAACTTCAGGTACTGCCAAAGAGAAACTATTTTAAGGCAGGGAAAATAAAGCTAAGTGCACATCAATTTGAACACATCTGACTTATTTCTACATATTGTTTTTAGCTGCTGTTTTTGGGTAGAGACCATTAACTTTTACTTCCTAAGgttaacaaaaaaagtaaaagagaacatGTAGAGGAGGTCTCTGTTTGGATCTCCTGCCAGGGCAgcagaaagtaaaaatatatggCACACCCCAACTACATGAGAAGTTAGGAGATCAGTGTTCGCATTAAGGGATGTTAAAGTAGGGCCAGCATCAAATGAAGCATCATTCTGTGGCAGGCaagatggatcagcaggtaaaggtgcttgctgctacaTGTGACAATCTGAGGTCAAGTCTTGGTACCTACCCAGTAGAAAGAAAGCTGCTAAAAATTGTCCTATGATCTGCACACAGATGCTATAGCATGCAcgtgccacacacatacacgtgagtacagaaaataaatacaaaacataataaagaattgaaagaaaaagaactcaagCAAGTAACAGGAGCTTATTCTGCCTCTTGGCCATCTCCAGCAAGGGGCTGTTGTTTTGAATTCACTCCTCATCTTAGCTTGGTTTATCAGTCACTTGTTCCTCAAGAGAATGGGACCTGACAAAACACTTAGATGACTTGGTTTCCAAAGGAAAACTCTGAAAGTGCCAGTTGCCTTCTCCTGTAACTGTGTTCTTTGCCCCCGACATCTTTCAACTGGCCTACCGAGCTATCCATCGCATACCTGAAGGACTATGCCCACTTGTCATCCAGGCAACATGGCAAGACATAAGCTCCATGAGGGCAGGGGCCATTCTGTTTGCcataccaaaaacaaaagcagccacTAACACCAACCAGCACTTAATTACGTGCCAACTGCTATTTTAAGCATTTGTATGCCATCTCATTAATTGTAATGGCTTTACTGAGCTCTGCTGTAACAATTCACTAACTTACATGTACAATGCAATTGTTTTCAGTATAAACACAGAATTGTGTAACTATCATCATTTGCCTGGTACAGAAACTTGCTCATCCCCCTGAATGGAAACCCTCCAGGCCTCCCCATCCCTAGGCAAGTATCAGGCTAGTTCTTATCCCTACCAATTTGCCTGTTCGGATATTTCCTATCAACATCTCATTTAATCTTCCCAACAACCCTCTAAATAAGTATTATTATTTGTCTCACTGCAGAGATGAAGGAACTTAGGGTAAGAGAGATTAATCAACATCACAGAGCTATGAAGAAGTGAGGCCAAAATGACCCTATCAGTCTCCTTTCCCCGCTGGGCCCCAAACTGCCAAGGCTAGTGGTCTGTCATCTTTAAAGAACCAGGAAGAATTGTTCCTTGGGGAAGAGCCTGTGATTAAGGGATTTCCTTCACCAATACCTTCTCAGGCGTTCCAACTATATCTAGGACAATGGCTTCCCTGGCCCAGAGATGAAATCATTTCCTACATCCTATGGAATGAGCTTGGCCATTTCCAGGTGAAAATATCATATACAGAGAACatgagttaaaaatggaaagccCTCCCCCATTCATCAGCTCTGTTCACACGGCTGAGCTGCTCAAGACCCCCAAGTGAAGCGGACCATCAGGAAGTCTAGGCCATACACTGGCACTCACCTTGGACCCCACGGAACTCCGGACCATGGGCTTATCATGTGGCTGTGGTGGCAGCTGCTGCTGTGGTTCTTCctcaatttccttttctttgttacaCTTGACCTTTTTGGGTGGCAGAGATTCTGTCTCTTCTGATTCTGGCTGCCAACTGTTCTTGCAAGTAAAGACCCCAACACCTTCCCGTTTCACACGAGCTTGTCCAGCTTTAGCCCGTGCTTCAGCCTGGCCCCTCTGGGGAACTGCTGGGAGTCCATCAGCCCGGAAGCAGTTGGCTAAATTGAAGACCACATCGCCATCTGCTTTCTCCATTTTCACCCGTCCCAGATCCACCTGACTTCCAAGCTGCGAAAGATCTGTGCTGGGGCCTCTCTCGCTGCTGGGAACCACATCTAAAATGAGTTCCTTAGAGTGGCTGTCATGAGGTAGCAAAGGCAGCTCAGGCATCTTGCACAAGTTCTGGGGGTTGGCCAGGACCAGCTCGTGGGACATATAGGTAGCCAGCACTTGGTTTTTAGGCTTTGTGTCCCCTGCCAGCTTCAGGCCACAGGCTGCCTGGGGGCCTTCCATCTTAGGAGTACTATCAGAGCAGAGGTGGCTCTCAGATTCCTCAGATCCCTGATTTACTCCaatgtccccactgttaggctGAACAGACAGTGCCAGGGTCCCCGTCTGAGGGCTGAGAGTCAAAAGGACAGGATTGACTTGTTCTTCATAAGGCTTGGCAGCAATTCGGCAAGTTTTGTTCTTTGTGACAGCATCCTGCTCTGGGGCAAAGGGGCCCCCAGGCCGTGGCTGCCCCTCAGGAAGTCCATGAACAGCTTCACTGGAACCAAGAGATGACACACCAGAAAACTCAGAAACAATGCTGGTGGGCCTGAGAGGCACCCCCTGACTGGGGGTTAGTTGCCCGGCACTAGAAATGCCAATCGAAAGCAGAGATGCTTGGTGGTATGGTGACCAGCCAACAGGCAGAACCTGGGTGCTCGTGGGCTTCCCATTGATGGAACACCGTGGGTACATATTTGTCAGCCCTGTAGGTTTCCACAAAGACAGTTCCTTGGTTTGGCACCCTGGTAGCCCAGGGGCAATGCGGGCTGGGGTATAACGGGATTTAACTGTGCTTGGCTGTCCCTCGGCAGCAACCTGGCTGCCTTTCTTGCCACAAGTGACACCAGTGCTCTTAGGCTCTCCTTGATCAATGATGGAGATGGGCTCCTGCTTGGGGAGATGCCTAGGATCTCGGTTAAGGCCCAGGTTAGGGTCCTTGTTCAACAGCAGGGATGCAGGCACtgggttggccactcccacataTGTGCCAGGAATGGTGCTGATCAGAGCAGTTGAGTTTTTTACCCAGGTGCTTGGGTCTCCATTCCTAACCATCTCAGGAAAGATAACAAAAGGTGAAGAGGTGGAGCCTAGGCAGGAAGTAACATTGCTGCCGGCAGCTTGGGTTGTACGCTGAGACCTAGACAGGACTGTAGAAAGGAGGGCCTTGCTGCTGGTGTGCACAGGGGTCAACACAGGCATGGGAGGTGTTTTCCGCTGGTTCGGCAATGGAAGCTTCTGGCGGTTGGACTTGGAGGAGAGGTCAAGAGGCATCTCGCTGCACTCGGGTGGAGAggccatctctctctccagctgtgGAGGTGACTTGAGAGGAGAGAAGGTGACAGAAGTCCCTTCTGTTTGTTGATCAGTGCCACCTGGCATCTTGGAGGGGTGTAGTGGGACTGAACTCCCACTGGGGGCTGGCAGCAAAGGCTGTGAAGTTGGAAGCACCTTGGCAGAAGCAGTGGTGAGGGAGGTATCTGCCAAAGGTCCAGGGACCCCATCAGGTGCAGGCTGGCTGTTAGTGCTGCCGGACGGGGAAGTACAGGAGAGCCTGTTCACCTCTAAAGACACCAACTTTGAATCTGAAGCCAAAGGCCGGGCCACAGAAAATGCATATGGATAAGAGCGGAGCTCTGGAGAGGCCAACACACCCGGGAGACACCTGTCCTGCAGGTAAGATGGCAGGACCGGGAGTGTGAGCGTGGAAGACACTCCCAGAGTGGTTGGCAGTGTAGCCACACTGAGTGGCTGGCCGCAACTCGGAGGTGGGATGTATACCAGCGGCTGGTTAGGGGTCAGCACTGTCCCTGGTTGAAAAGACAGGGGGACTTTTTGCATAGCTGGTGCCTGAGCTGCAGGAAAGCACACTCGACTCAAACTGAAGGAGGCTGGAATGGGTGCTGAGGTGGGGATGGCAGCTGGTGTGGCAGCCGGCAtgggtgtgggggctggagtAAAGattggggctggggtgggtgcAGGCACCGGTGTAGGAGCAAAGGCAGGAATAAGGGTGGGGGTAGAGGGCGGGCCAGAGGACGGGGTCGGAGTGGGCATTGGTACAGACGGAGGGGCAGGAGCTGCTGGAGGTGTGGATGCTGGCATGGGAGCTAGAACTGGAGTCGGGACAGAAGCAAGGACCAAAGTGGGAGCTGAAGGAGGCACGGGAGCCTGGATCAGAGCCAAGGGAGGTGCAGACACAGAGACTGTGAGAGGGGTAGGAGCAGGAGCTGACAAGGGCACAGGGACTGAGTGGGGAGCAGACACTGGCACAGGCACCAAGACAGAGGCTGACACAGAGAGGGGGTTGGAATCAGAGATGAGAGTAGGCACCGAGGGTGCTGCTGGGGCTAGAGCAGGCACTGGTgctaggggaggggaaggagctgaAGCCGATGTGGCAACCTGGACTGGAACTAGTCCTGAGTGGGGAACTGGGGCTGGGACAGAGAGGGGAACTTGGAATGGATCAGGAACCGAGGAGGTCCCGGAGGCCAACCCAGGGGCAGGAGGGCAGATAGGTGCCGGCAGCTGACTGAAGTTTGTGGTAACTAGAGGCAGGGTTCCCTCCACGGGGACTCCAGTTCCCAGAGTTGCCAAAATGAAAGTGTTCTTCTCCCCAACACTGTGCCGAGAGTCCAAAGCCTTTACCCCGGCTGCAGAGCAGTCAACCTGTTTGCTCATTTGGGTGCTTAGGGGAGTCCAGGAGCAGTTGGCCCTGCTGTGGCTAGCCTCAGTGCCGTCAGGAGCGGGCAACTTAAGGCTGTCTCCCGGGCTGCTCAGCGGCACCAGGAGTCCCTCCGCCTCTGCTGTATTCCCAACATAGTCCATTTTTGCTTGAGGATCATCAGGTTGATCTTCTGACCTGTGCCCAAGCTTTTCCGTGGTACTGCCATCTGGGTTTGTCCCCCGGGCATTGCTGCCACTTCCAACTGCCGTGAGCTCCACCTGCAATGAAAGAATAGCAAAGTCCCTGAAAGTGATGCAGGTACCCTGAGGCCCCCGAGAAGTACCTGCTGGTCTTCTTTGACAACTCAACCAACTGCAAAGGACAAGGGCACGTGTGCAGAGCAGTTTCTGTCTCACCTAGAGCAACTTGTCTTCTTGCTCCCATTCTTGGGAAGGCCAAACTAGGCCCATGGTCCAAGAAACTCGCCCTTTGATGGGTAGCATGTGACAACACATAGCTCCTTACCTTGGAAAAACTGCTGCTGACACAAAACTCCTGAGATCCAAAGTGCTGGCAGTCACCTGTCGTGGACTCCTCATCAGAAAGAGGTGCTCTTCTGGTAGGGAAGACACAAGTGGAGAAGAGAGATAAGGCCCAAACTGAAACCACAGACACTTCCTCTAGAAGGTCCTGCCCTGCCTAGCTTCCCAAACCCTCCTGTCTCACTTCCCATGGTGACTTCAGGAGATGGCAAAGTACTAGGAGGCTGAACGAGGCAAAACATAGCCTCCACATGCAGCTTTACAAGTTCCTGACCAGAGCCTTGTCTGACCAGAATTTGGGGGCTGCTAATTCTGCTTTCTAGTGTTCTCATAAAAAGTGTAGATGAACCCCACCTTAGCACCTTCTTCTTTTCCCTGGAGCTTAACAGTCAGGTTAGCCATTCAATCCAGTATATACAGGGCATTGCCCAAAAGGAGAGAGATGTGACCCATAAGCCTCAAGGGCACacaaattagttttattttaaatccaatcTTGTTTCAAGTCTATATGGGAAGTACCATTTCCGGTAAACCTCTTCCAAAGCAAATCACCACTCCCATTGTGCTTTCAAATCTAGTCCAAATCTGAATGATTTGCTCATCTATTGGCAGGGCATGCCTTTAGCCCATACACAGTCACATTTACTGCACATACAATGGCACTGATTTGAGGCCATCTGGTCACTGACACCGAGAAGCTCTTTAAAAACACTACATTTAACTGAGCATGCGTCCTGTCTGTAATCTgagtacttgggaagtagagacaggaaggtaaggagacaggagatcctgtctcaaacaacaacgaAAATGCAGTGGACTGGCCACATGTATCTTTTtaaatcctggcactcaggaggcagaggcaggtggatctttttgagttcaaggccagcttagatTCTGGTCTACATAAGGAATTTCAAGCCAGCAAAACTACGcagtaagaccctgttttaatttaaaaacagcaaaactaaacaaacacttCTTTCTCTCCAAAGGAACATCTCTAGAACTCAACCTGGCTGCAGCCCCTCTTCTCACAGTACACAGGGAGCACCTTCCCCTCAGCCTCTCTGCACCACCTCAATCTCTCTCCCCCCAAAGGGAGCCCCTCAAAGCCACAGACTCTGTATTCATGTTGGTATGTGCAGTAAGTAAAGGCTGAAGCCCGAAAGCTCagtctcaaaggagaaaaattcaACTGTAACCCCTTCCCCCAAACTGCTTGAAAAGAATAAATCACGTAAGAATCGGGAGAATGTTACATTTGacaaaatgagcaaataaaaGGATCACACCACTAAAGTAAAGTTGGAGGACAAGTGGGCCACTCCAAGCTGGCCTGGCCGCTTTAAGTGCAGCAGAAACACAGCCCCTGCTCTTGAGAGCATATCAATGGGGCAGCCGCCTGGGTGGGAGTGGCTGCAGAGGAGGTAGGGGGTCAAAGAACAAAGCTGCAGCAAGTTTTCTGGGTGGGCAAAGCATAGGGTTGTTCTGCCTGCTCTTTGTTTGGGTTTGCCTGCCATCTTTGGAACCCTGCCAGAGATCCAATACAGCCCGTGAGGAAAAGTCAGCGCCTGCCTTAGCGACCACACTCTAGTCTAAAGGGTATCTGAGGTGCCTGCAGCCTTCTCCAGCAAGGAGGTACACCCTGCAAATAACTCCCTCCTGAGACGGAACAAAGACTCCCAAACTGTACCTGGGGAAGAGAAGCAAGAACGGCAATGGGGATCAGAGCAGGCCTCTCCCTACCTTTTTGGGGCTGCAGAAGGGGCTAATCAAGGGGGATAGGCTTGCCCCCTTTAACAAGCAGCTAGGGTGGCGGGGTGGGAGGGTCCCACTGCTGGAAATGACGGTGGGTAACAGCAGAAAGGCTGTGAGGAAGAGCTTTAGGGGCAGTTAGGGGTCgtgaggaagaacagagacagcagtgagggggaggttgggggagcagggaaagggaaaaaacacGTTTCACATCAACTCCTGAGAGACCAGAAAAGCAGGACCTATATGTAGCCAGCCTTGGGCTGAAGAAGCATGTTCCAACTAGACTCTCCAGGGATGGTTTAGGAGGGCTGTGGTAGTGAGGGGAAacagcagcccctcccctccacaaCTCCACATGGGAAGGCACTATTTGTTTACATTCTTTCCCCTCCTGAccaccccccctcccttcttcgtGGGCTCCTCCTTGGGCAGAAATTCTGCTTTGAAGCACAAGCTATGTTCTTGCAAGCCACAGTTACCAGGGAAGCCAGGCAGAGAAActggtggtggcagcagaggcagcGCTTCTGGCTACTCCAGCCATGCCTAAGCCTCAGCACCAGCCCCCAAGCCCGGGGAGGAAAATGTGTGCGCTGATGTTTCAAATCCTCTGAGGGGGATGCAAAGctgagcaaatatttaaaaaaagcgCTCCACTGAGGAGCCTGGGATCAGAATGGCAGGGGCGGGAGCTGGGTCAACTGAGCAAGGTTATGGGGATGCAGGTGAGGGAGGAAACAGAGCAAAAGACCTCCGAGCAGGACGGGGAATCAGTTCCACGGTTTCTGCTTACTAGAAGACAGCGGGTATGTTCAAGGCTTTTCCTGAACTGAACTAAAACCAGCCACCATCTCCAATGATCAAAGCTTAATACCTGGACCGGCCACACTGGATGTTTTCAATTCCTACTGGGCCTGGGACAATGCCTAAGAGAAATATCCAGAATCCATGAGGCaccttacctacctacctaccagcCCCTGAGACTTTTCACCAGAACCCCCTTCACTCCAGCCAAGGCCTTCCCCAAACAATCAAGGACATATGGATATTGGCCCTCACCTCAAACTCCTTATCACTTCTCTAGCCTGGGCTCAGATGTCTAATGGTCCCAAGGAAATACATCATTCTCCCAGACTCCACAGGGCCTGTTTGTCCATAGCGCTCACCAGCAGTGTATGAAGATGTACCACTACCTATTTGCTCTTGTATTAAAGCACACGCTTattgaatgaaggaatgaatgaatgctacACACAAGCAAGATGATTTAGCTGGAGGTTTGCCTAAAGCTGACAGACTACCTAGAGCAGTAGCAGTCGAAAAGGCTTATGCCTTCTGTTCTATACTCCCCAACCACATTTGATGAACCTGATAGACTCCTACAACGTAATTTTAAGTTTATCCCTAAAAGCAGATTTATACCTCAAATCTGTAAGGTCTACAAGTTGGAAAGGATGGGGATGATGGTTTTGACACAGGgcaaagctgggcgtggtggcataTGCTGGTAAGCACAGTacctgggaggctaaggcaggaagattgtctTCCTGTGCAGCACAGCAAGAACCTGTCTTCAAGACGGGGGTAGGactaggggatggagagatggttctgtacttaagagcacttgctactcttcaaAAGGACCCGGGTTgaattcccaatacccacatggaCGCTCACAACCACTTGcgagtccagttccaggggatctgatgccctctttttgaTCTCTATGGGCccaaggcatgcacatggtgtacagacatacatggtgtgtgatggtgtgtgtgtgtgtgtatatatacacacacacacacacacacacacacacacacacacacacacacacacacacacacacacacacacacacacgataggcatggcagctcacacatGACATCTAGCACTTAGTCTGAAGCAGGAGAGCTGCGAAAAGTTTGAGCTCTCCCTGAGCTAtaatagcaagctccaggctagcGGGGCAATAGacagaaagagaccctgtctcaaaaaaatgaacaagaaagcATATAGGGTGAGATCGCATTTTGGAAATCAGCTGTAACATACCCTAGACTGTGGTAAGAAGGTGACAAAGGGTAGATGGAATCAGAAATGACAATGCTTAAAAAGTCATCTTAACCACTGGGCATATTGGGTAATTTAGCATCCCAAGAAAGACctgtaaaaagagaaaatcagaTTTCACACCTACCTCTGACTCCCTTCTTGCAAGGAATATAGCACCGACAAGGAACCAAGGTAATTTGTCAAGTGTTTTTAATTTCTCAGGTTAGCctgttttacagagacagggacTTACTTtggtagacaaggctagcctaaaacttaataggtagcccaggctggtctcaaatccCAAGTCTTCCTGCCTtaacctcctgagtactgggattatagatgtgcaaAACCACACCTTGCTTGTGCACTAGCTTCTTGAAGGCTCAGGCCTACAGCTCTACATCAGCCTCAACTACTTGTAACTGCAGTACAGTCTGCCAGTGCTTACTAGCAGAGTAAGTCCGTCTCTAACACATGCCTCGGTTCAGGGACCATTAGGCTATCAGGTGCTAGtggattaagaaaataaaaaggtctATTCTCCTAACCTTAATCCCAGACAAGTACACACTTCTCTAgttagggaaaaagaaaaaaaaaatgacttttaagaaGCCATGAAGCTGAAGTTGTCACTCGGCAGTATAGAACGTTCTTAGCATTCATGGTTCCCAGTCTTCTATCCCTAgtaccctccccccacacacacacaataaaaacaaagatagtctcttttttcccttcaaaaCTATCAACATTACCTCTCCTGACATATGACTATTTTTTAGAATTACTTGAGAAACTctggatctattttttttttttactttcatttgtttcttttgggtGTAGGGAGTATGACTGTGGACATCAGGGACAACTTATAGGACTCACTTCTCTTACACttagtgggttctgggaatctaactcaggtcgtcaggcttggaggcaagcatttttacccaGTGAACCATCTTAACTGACCTAAACcagggtctttttctttttaaagactgcCAATCTTAAATTGGAGTGGACAGTCCTATCGGAATTCGTCTGGTATGTTTGAATTTAGCCAATGGACTAAAACAACTAACATGACAGAACAATCCCTTGAAGTTTGAAGAGGTCCCGTAACTGCCTTAGAGAATGATTTGGCCAAGAggtataaaaggaaaatataaactcTGAAGGGCAATTGGGTGGCCCTGGTatcatgtataattttaaaaggccTCTCCTGACCAACAAATATCAGAAAACTGAAACCCACACACAAACCAGGCAGGCATCACTCACTGCATTTTATATTAAAGTTATGATCAGCAACCTCATCTTCCTTTAATATGCCATTATTGTCAGGTCTCCTGACATATTTTGGTAGCTTCTTGAGGCAGAAAGAACTGGCCCCCAGAATTCTGATGAACTGCCCCCACTAGAACCCTACATGATAAGACCAACTTTCTTCTAAGCCCTGGACAAGAACTCAAAGTATCTTACATGAACTTTTGAGCACCAAACTTTgacataagaaacagaaactataaGCACCCAAACTTTTCTTTACTATATAATGTAACAGTTCTTTATcactagacagatactaggtggCAAATGTCATTTGATAGCTTCCTCATCTTCAGTGAAACAGTGATGGTGTGGTAGAGCAGGTGACCCCCGTATTTTAGAAAtatcagaaacaaacaagaatcTTGTCCCCAGGTTCCACCCCCAACCTAGGACTAGCTAGATACAGCTTACCTAAGGATGCCACCTTTGCAACCTTACCTCTCCTCGTTGATGCCACACATGCGAATCCGGTCAGAACTGGTCCAGTTGTGCACGCCGCTGTAGAGCGGTGCTGTAGAGATCATGACAGCCACTCACCACCAGATAGGATCTGCTGTGGCCACTCCCCCTGGGGGAAAAGAATACCAAAGTTAAGGTTGAGAACAAGTGCTGCTGCCTTAACCATCTTTTACACGGGAACACTTCAATCAAGGCAGTCATGGCATCAAAATGCTAGAGTGATGGCTCTCACAAGCCAGCCGGCTATGCGACATGAAGGTCCCAATGAGGGAAAGTTCACAGCAGCTTTCTAGGGACCCACATTTCAGGATGGAGATGAGGACACTGTCAATTACCCTGAGCAATTTCTAAATTATCGTCAGAGACACATATGCTTGGAAGTTAGAGGAAATTCAATGTGCTGCATACAGTTGAGGGACCGTGttattttctatatacatttagCTAAGCAAGTCCAGTTAGGGTACCGCATCCATACCCAAGCAGCAAGTGAAGTGAAAGATAACTAGGGGTCTTCTGCTCCTTCATGGATAGGGAAGGATCTGAGTTACACTCCAACTTAAGCTCTCCAGAGGAGGCACACACTTTCTTTATAAGCTTTTCAGAAGTACTCTGCTCTGTTTCCAAGTTGGTCCCAATTAAGGTGTAGAAAGCTCCCACCAAATTAGGTGCAATACCCTTTGTACTCTGgccacaaatgaacaaaactaagGCTCCATTGAGAACCACACATTTCTGTCCTTGTCCTTTCCTATTAGTCTGTCTGTCCCCACCCAATGTCTAGTTCTTGCGTGTGACAATCATCACCATGCCATTTTATCCTCAACAGAAAAAGAGATATCAAGAAAAATAGCTTTATCCAGTGAGCCTGTTATGTTAACTTATTAGCTAAAATCATCATTCAGCCAATTTCAACTGAACAGAACT
It encodes the following:
- the Bcorl1 gene encoding LOW QUALITY PROTEIN: BCL-6 corepressor-like protein 1 (The sequence of the model RefSeq protein was modified relative to this genomic sequence to represent the inferred CDS: substituted 1 base at 1 genomic stop codon); translation: MISTAPLYSGVHNWTSSDRIRMCGINEERRAPLSDEESTTGDCQHFGSQEFCVSSSFSKVELTAVGSGSNARGTNPDGSTTEKLGHRSEDQPDDPQAKMDYVGNTAEAEGLLVPLSSPGDSLKLPAPDGTEASHSRANCSWTPLSTQMSKQVDCSAAGVKALDSRHSVGEKNTFILATLGTGVPVEGTLPLVTTNFSQLPAPICPPAPGLASGTSSVPDPFQVPLSVPAPVPHSGLVPVQVATSASAPSPPLAPVPALAPAAPSVPTLISDSNPLSVSASVLVPVPVSAPHSVPVPLSAPAPTPLTVSVSAPPLALIQAPVPPSAPTLVLASVPTPVLAPMPASTPPAAPAPPSVPMPTPTPSSGPPSTPTLIPAFAPTPVPAPTPAPIFTPAPTPMPAATPAAIPTSAPIPASFSLSRVCFPAAQAPAMQKVPLSFQPGTVLTPNQPLVYIPPPSCGQPLSVATLPTTLGVSSTLTLPVLPSYLQDRCLPGVLASPELRSYPYAFSVARPLASDSKLVSLEVNRLSCTSPSGSTNSQPAPDGVPGPLADTSLTTASAKVLPTSQPLLPAPSGSSVPLHPSKMPGGTDQQTEGTSVTFSPLKSPPQLEREMASPPECSEMPLDLSSKSNRQKLPLPNQRKTPPMPVLTPVHTSSKALLSTVLSRSQRTTQAAGSNVTSCLGSTSSPFVIFPEMVRNGDPSTWVKNSTALISTIPGTYVGVANPVPASLLLNKDPNLGLNRDPRHLPKQEPISIIDQGEPKSTGVTCGKKGSQVAAEGQPSTVKSRYTPARIAPGLPGCQTKELSLWKPTGLTNMYPRCSINGKPTSTQVLPVGWSPYHQASLLSIGISSAGQLTPSQGVPLRPTSIVSEFSGVSSLGSSEAVHGLPEGQPRPGGPFAPEQDAVTKNKTCRIAAKPYEEQVNPVLLTLSPQTGTLALSVQPNSGDIGVNQGSEESESHLCSDSTPKMEGPQAACGLKLAGDTKPKNQVLATYMSHELVLANPQNLCKMPELPLLPHDSHSKELILDVVPSSERGPSTDLSQLGSQVDLGRVKMEKADGDVVFNLANCFRADGLPAVPQRGQAEARAKAGQARVKREGVGVFTCKNSWQPESEETESLPPKKVKCNKEKEIEEEPQQQLPPQPHDKPMVRSSVGSKCRKPPGDPQEPTKKSPRGALDSGKEHNGVRGKHKHRKPTKPESLPAGKRADGHEEGSLEKKAKSSFRDFIPVVLSTRTRSQSGSICSSFAGLADSDMGSQEVFPTEEEEEAPTPAKRRKVRKTQRDTQYRSHHAQDKTLLSQGRRHLWRAREMPWRTEAARQMWDTNEEEEDEEEEGLVKRKKRRRQKSRKYQTGEYLTEQEEQRRKGRAGIQVRKQXTSSQSSEHCLRNRDLLLSNKAQGISDSPNGFLPNNLEEPACLENSEKPSGKRKCKTKHMANVSEEAGYSKGRWSQQKTRSSKSPTPVKPTEPCTPSKYRSAGSEETSESPTARQIPPEARRLIVNKNAGETLLQRAARLGYKDVVLYCLQKHSEDVNHRDNAGYTALHEACSRGWTDILNILLQHGANVNCSSQDGTRPVHDAVVSDNLETIWLLLSYGADPTLATYSGQTAMKLASSDNMKRFLGDHLSDLQGRAEGDPRASWDFYSSSVLEKKDGFACDLLHNPPGSAEQGDDSEQDDFMFELSDKPLLPCYNLQVSVSRGPCNWFLFSDVLKRLKLSSRIFQARFPHLEITTLPKAEFYRQVASSQLLTPAERPGSLEDRSPPGSSETVELVQYEPELLRLLGSEVEYQSWSS